The Dermacentor albipictus isolate Rhodes 1998 colony chromosome 2, USDA_Dalb.pri_finalv2, whole genome shotgun sequence genome has a segment encoding these proteins:
- the LOC135908971 gene encoding uncharacterized protein — MKCSAICLLFVATLHGVLGVFVGSMLLPLGGIASTANGILGFKISMAASALSMLSKGFKGTFNLRAGTDIADSPSDELSGRSALMVPDMTTTTTTEQTAVRVPISVLQDIFKHNNEQQQQVNLLFAFLKEMDDRGCVSRMVCESAADALRLGQVGNATAHLFNTDVAVFAGPASVFVSAAKTGRSRGLAGCARAFPECTADLPHILGVAGLT; from the exons ATGAAGTGCTCCGCCATCTGCCTCCTGTTCGTCGCCACGCTGCACGGCGTACTTGGCGTATTCGTGGGCAGCATGCTCCTACCGCTCGGTGGCATCGCGTCTACGGCGAATGGCATCCTCGGCTTCAAGATCTCCATGGCCGCTTCTGCGTTGTCCATGCTCAGCAAGGGCTTCAAGGGTACTTTCAACCTCAGAGCCGGCACGGACATCGCGGACTCCCCGTCCGACGAGCTGAGCGGACGCAGTGCTCTTATGGTGCCCGACATGACGACAACCACCACCACCGAGCAGACGGCAGTGAGGGTGCCGATTTCGGTGCTTCAAGACATTTTCAA GCACAACAACGAGCAGCAGCAACAGGTGAACTTGCTGTTCGCCTTCTTGAAGGAGATGGACGACCGCGGTTGCGTGTCCCGCATGGTGTGCGAGAGCGCCGCCGACGCACTGCGGCTCGGCCAGGTGGGCAACGCGACCGCACATTTGTTCAACACCGACGTGGCGGTCTTCGCGGGTCCCGCCTCGGTGTTCGTGTCCGCCGCGAAGACGGGCCGCTCGCGGGGCCTCGCTGGATGCGCCCGGGCTTTTCCCGAGTGCACCGCCGACCTCCCTCACATCCTCGGTGTGGCCGGATTGACGTAG